Proteins encoded together in one Oncorhynchus mykiss isolate Arlee chromosome 7, USDA_OmykA_1.1, whole genome shotgun sequence window:
- the LOC110528023 gene encoding ERBB receptor feedback inhibitor 1, with translation MRLDCAWSMSTAGLTAQEICLPTDSPFLRASHCLSMAGAKPSWSHHHELDNLYFSMDAAPTEYNFQFQQQVPPSLNSERQKHSPGAQRLPSKKSRPTHLSLSSSAEPSTPSPAEDDQVVPSFQRLSVYERCSPPHTPSRGAKPLPPLPGRGDLSPDQAMDNEVEFFTSSDDSRCLVPEQCPPKPSASRYGAPSRRSFRHCGQINYAYFEGPVGQQRPQERQAQQRIQAQQRQQEQQQRLEQVEQQPLEQPLYPRQQDRAQRKLRRSHSGPAGSFNKPTSLRMPCHHRHTQGMDKPEVPPRVPIPPRPIKTADYRRWSAEVSSGAYSDEDKPPKVPPRDPLLSQGSSRTPSPKSLPSYLNGVMPPTQSFAPDPKYVRRGLQRQNSEGSPCILPVMENGMKASTTHYFLLPQRPAYLDKPYLEKFIRDMDYPAGRSRGASDPEWDCQTRRKAQVDLV, from the exons ATGCGACTCGATTGTGCCTGGAGTATGTCCACAGCGGGCCTGACTGCCCAGGAGATCTGTTTACCCACAGACAGCCCCTTCCTGCGGGCTAGTCACTGTCTCAGCATGGCTGGAGCCAAGCCCTCATGGAGCCACCACCATGAGCTGGACAA TTTGTACTTCAGTATGGATGCAGCACCCACGGAATACAACTTTCAATTTCAGCAGCAGGTGCCACCATCGCTCAATTCTGAGA gACAGAAACATAGCCCTGGTGCACAGCGGTTACCCTCAAAGAAGTCCCGTCCCACCCATCTGTCCTTGTCATCCAGCGCTGAGCCCTCCACCCCTAGCCCTGCTGAGGATGACCAGGTGGTCCCATCCTTCCAGAGGTTGTCTGTGTACGAACGCTgcagccccccacacacacctagCCGGGGGGCCAAgcccctgccccctctccctgGGCGGGGAGACCTTTCCCCTGACCAGGCCATGGACAATGAGGTGGAGTTCTTCACCAGTTCAGATGACAGCCGTTGCTTGGTTCCTGAGCAGTGTCCCCCTAAACCCTCTGCCTCCCGCTACGGAGCCCCCAGCCGCAGGAGTTTCAGGCACTGTGGACAGATTAACTATGCCTACTTTGAGGGGCCAGTGGGGCAGCAGAGACCACAGGAACGGCAGGCGCAGCAGCGGATACAGGCACAGCAGCGACAACAGGAGCAACAACAAAGATTGGAGCAGGTAGAGCAACAGCCATTGGAGCAACCACTGTATCCCAGACAGCAGGACCGAGCCCAGAGGAAGCTGCGGCGCTCTCATTCCGGCCCTGCTGGCTCCTTCAACAAGCCCACGTCGCTGCGCATGCCCTGTCACCACCGCCACACTCAGGGCATGGACAAACCAGAGGTGCCCCCCCGCGTGCCCATCCCCCCACGGCCCATCAAGACTGCAGACTACCGCCGCTGGTCAGCTGAGGTGTCCTCTGGGGCCTACAGTGATGAGGACAAGCCCCCGAAGGTTCCCCCAAGGGACCCTTTGTTGTCTCAAGGCAGCTCCCGTACCCCAAGCCCCAAGAGCCTCCCCTCATACCTCAACGGTGTTATGCCTCCCACGCAGAGCTTTGCCCCAGACCCTAAGTACGTGAGGCGAGGTTTACAGAGGCAGAACAGCGAGGGGTCTCCCTGCATCCTGCCGGTCATGGAGAACGGCATGAAGGCCAGCACCACACACTACTTCTTGCTTCCTCAGAGGCCTGCCTACCTAGACAAACCTTACTTGGAGAAGTTCATCCGGGATATGGACTACCCGGCAGGTCGCAGTAGAGGGGCTTCAGACCCAGAGTGGGATTGTCAGACCAGGAGGAAAGCACAGGTGGATTTAGTTTGA